Proteins encoded within one genomic window of Persephonella sp.:
- a CDS encoding glycine--tRNA ligase subunit alpha — protein MTQEENILTFQDIIHSLEKFWTDQGCILWQPYDIEVGAGTMNPATFLRSLGPEDWNVCYVEPSRRPKDGRYGENPNRLQHYYQFQVILKPAPENPQELYLQSLTALGIDLTKHDVRFVEDDWESPTLGAWGLGWEVWLDGMEITQFTYFQQVGSLDLPVISVEITYGLERIAMYLQNVDSVYDIIWAPGLKYGDIYRESERQWSIYNFEIADIDMLLKTFDMYEKEGFKLVENNLPIPAYDYALKCSHIFNLLDARGALSVNERARFIARVRNLSKECAKAFVKHREELGFPLLKREVRENK, from the coding sequence ATGACACAGGAGGAGAATATTTTAACATTTCAGGATATTATCCATTCGCTGGAAAAATTTTGGACTGATCAGGGCTGTATACTGTGGCAGCCTTATGATATAGAAGTTGGTGCAGGGACTATGAACCCTGCAACATTTTTAAGATCACTGGGACCTGAAGACTGGAATGTATGCTATGTGGAGCCTTCAAGAAGACCAAAAGATGGAAGATACGGGGAGAATCCAAACAGACTTCAGCATTACTACCAGTTTCAGGTTATTTTAAAGCCTGCACCTGAAAATCCCCAGGAGCTTTACCTGCAGAGTTTGACAGCTTTAGGAATAGATCTGACTAAGCATGATGTAAGATTTGTTGAGGACGACTGGGAAAGCCCCACGCTTGGAGCATGGGGTCTTGGCTGGGAAGTATGGCTTGACGGAATGGAGATAACCCAGTTTACATACTTTCAGCAGGTGGGCAGTCTTGATCTTCCTGTAATAAGTGTTGAGATAACCTACGGGCTTGAAAGAATCGCCATGTATCTGCAAAATGTTGACAGCGTTTATGATATTATCTGGGCACCTGGGCTTAAATACGGTGATATATACAGAGAATCAGAAAGGCAGTGGTCTATTTACAACTTTGAGATAGCAGATATTGATATGCTTTTGAAAACTTTTGATATGTATGAAAAGGAAGGTTTCAAACTTGTGGAAAACAACCTTCCAATTCCTGCCTACGATTATGCTCTTAAGTGCTCCCATATATTTAACCTTCTTGATGCACGGGGGGCATTATCTGTAAATGAGAGGGCAAGGTTTATCGCAAGAGTTAGAAACCTTTCAAAAGAATGTGCAAAAGCGTTTGTTAAACACAGGGAAGAGCTTGGATTTCCTTTATTAAAAAGAGAGGTAAGGGAGAATAAATGA